DNA sequence from the Methanolobus sp. ZRKC5 genome:
GATTATCTTCCTTTGGTTTCTGCATTGGGAGTGCGCAAGCTTCTCCCGACATTACAAGAGGGCGTACAACATCACGAATTCCGTAGTATGTCTGTTTGTATACCCAGAGATTGTAAATGCTAAACGGAGCTTTGACCTCGATATCTGTAAGACGCTTGAGTTCAGTTTTCCCACCGGCAATTCGCATCGCCTTTTTAAATTCGTCGGCAGATTGATATTCATGAGGAAAATCAGATACAAAAGAATACCAGTCTTTCCCGGACATCAGTTTGTGAGGAAGACTAAAAGGGAAATCCATCCCGAAAACAGAGTGTTTATTTGAGATTATCAAATCACGAAGGGCAGAAAGACATGCGTGTCGTTCCTTGCTATTATTAGCTACAATATCCGATATGGGATAACATTTGAGAACTGTAAGCACATCATCTTCTGCAACACCCTCACTTATCCATATCTTGCGACCTGCATCTTTTGCACCACTGAAGTCAACACCATAAACCCTGCGTTTCCTTCCAGTGGCAGCAAATATCATGTATAATTCCGATTCAGTTGTCCCGCAGACCTCTGATGAACTCATCAGTCATCATGTGAGCTTCATCATCTGTGAACTGCTTTGGCGGATGTTTCATGAAATAGGATGATGGTGAGTACAGTATACCTCCAATACCTCTTTCAAGGGCAAGCTTGCAGCATCTGATAGCATCAATGACCACTCCTGCGGAGTTAGGGGAATCCTCTACCGAGAGACGAAGCTCTATATTCATTGGAACATCACCAAAGAGCTTCCCTTCCATCCTCAGGAAGCAGACCTTATTATCATTCTGCCATGGAACATAGTCGCTTGGACCAACATGGATATTATCATCATCCATTCTCTGGCCAACTACGGACTGAACAGCTTCTGTTTTGGATTCTTTCTTTGAAGCAAGGCGGTTCCTGTTAAGCATGTTAAGGAAATCAGTATTACCTCCGGTATTAAGCTGATACGTCCTCTCCAGTTTCACACCACGTTTGCGGAAAAGGTCTACAAGAGTTCTGTGAGTAATGGTTGCACCAAGCTGGGCTTTTATATCATCACCAATGATAGGGATACCCTTCTCTTCGAACTTCGCTGCCCATTCAGGGTTGCTCACGATAAAAACAGGCATATTGTTAATGTATGCAACTCCTGCCTCAAGAGCACACTCTGCGTAGAAATGAACGGCTTCCTCAGAACCTACCGGAAGATAGTTAAGTAATATCTCAGCTCCTGAGTCCTTTAATTCTTTCACTACCTGGTCCTTATCGGCTTCTTTTTCAGTGGAAGGAATAAATCTCCTGTTATCACTGTAATTTACCATGTGTTCGGAAACACCGTCGAGAATATTCCCCATTTTTACGATTACGCCGGCTTTTGGCATCTCAGGGCAGAATACTGCCGTACAGTTGGGAGGTGCAAAGATGGCCTCTGAAACATCCTTACCAACCTTCCTTTCATCAATATCAAATGCAGCGACGACTTCAATATCAAATGGCTTGTAACCACCAACATCCCAGTGCATAAGGCCTACAGCATCGTTTTCTTCTTTGTTTTTATAATACTCAATGCCTTGGATAAGAGAGCTTGCACAATTGCCAATACCTGCAATTGCGATCTTGATTTTGTCCATTCAACTACCTCTATAAAAGTGATTTTTGAAAGTAAATGACATATAAAATATAAGCAGATTAATGTATTGTTACAAATAAAAAGTTTTCTAAATAGAGGGGTGTTGCCAACTTTTGTTAAGACACGAGTTCAGGCAGATGAAACTAAGCTCGAAAAGTATATTAAGCCAGAATAAGATAAGATTTGATACAGTGGGTTTAGCCTTCGTTCGAGTATCGGGCATTGGCACTTTAAGTTTATACATATTGCTCTAAAGGAGATTTTTAAATGAAAGATATACTACATGAGATCGCAGAAGAGCTTGATCAACTAAAATCAATGGACCAGGCAATAGGTCTGGCAATAGAACTTGAAGAAGAGGGAATGGAGTATTACAGTGAAAAAGCATCTGTAATGAAGAACGAGACTGCCAGCAAACTATATGTTTTCCTTGCCGATGAGGAAAAAAAGCACGCTGAATATCTAAAGCAATTCAGGGAAAGCAAGCACATTCCTGAAGTCGAATTCACTTTCCCAAAATTCAAGGCATCATTCACGGAAGAATTCTCTGATGAGAAACTCGAAGAGATCGGTATACTTCTCGCAGCCCTTAGATTCGAGCACAAAAGTGAGTATTTCTATATTGAACTTGCAGATAGAGCAGATAACGAAGAGCAGCGTGTGTTCTTTGAAAAGATAGCTGCTGCTGAAAGGGGACACTACCAGATAATTGATGAGTTGCTTGGTGCTGCAACTGAGTTCAGAATGCAGACATAAGGACAGGAGAGATATTTGAATGGATGATTACAAACCACTTGAGCTGGCCAAAGGAATATACTGGGTAGGTGTTGTTGACTGGAACCTGCGCGACTTCCATGGATACGAAACTCCAAAAGGTGGCAGTTACAATGCATACCTTGTAGTTGATGAGAAAATTGCCCTCATAGACACTGTAAAAGCACCATTTGCAGGAGAGATGCTCAAGCGTATAAGCCAGATAGTCGATCCTTCAAAAATCGATTATGTAATTTCCAACCATGTCGAGATGGATCATTCCAGTTCTATATCTACCATCATGGACATTGCACCCGGTGCAAAGTTGTTTGCATCATCCAAAGGACAAACTGGGCTTTCTGAATACTACAAAGAAGAAGGCTTTGACAAATGGGACCTTCAGGTTGTTGGGACCGGGGATGAACTAAGCCTTGGAAAAAGGACACTGATGTTCGTTGAAGCCACCATGCTGCACTGGCCTGACAGTATGCAGACCTATGTGAAAGAAGACAGAATACTTTTCTCAAATGACGCCTTCGGACAGCACTTGGCAACATCAAAACGTTTTGATGATGAGGTTGATGATGTAATGGAAGATGCAGGCATATACTATGCCAACATCCTGCTGCCTTTCGGATCACAGGTACTCAAGTACGTGGAAAAGCTGAAAGAGCTCGATGTAAGTCCTGAAATGATAGCTCCTGCACATGGACTCATCTGGAGAAAAGGCGTATCAAGAGTAATTGAAGAATATGGCAAATGGGCAAGAGGATATTCTTTACCCAAGCTGCTTGTCATCTATGATACCATGTGGGGAAGCACTGAAAAAATGGCAATGGAAATCGTTGAGGGAGCAAGGGCATCAGGGGTTGAAGTGAGCCTGAGGCACCTGCGCAAGAACGATTGGAGTCTAACCATGAAAGAACTCATGGATGCATCTATCGTCGCAATTGGCTCGCCCACAATGAATAACGGAATGTTCTTTACAACATCCGGATTCCTCACTTACATGAAAGGACTGCGCCCAAAAGGCAAGAAATACTTCCTATTCGGTTCTTACGGTTGGGGCGGGGGAGCGGTCAAAGGAATGGAAAAAGAGATTGAAAGCGCAAAATTCGAACTTGCCATGGAGAGTATGCAGGTAAAATTCAGACCTTATGAGGAAGACAAGAGAGCGTGCCGTGATATCGGTTACAAGCTTGGGGAAATGGCAAAAGAGAATGCAAAATCTTAAATTTATGAAAATAAATGTTAATATGAAAATAACGAGAGTGTTACAATGAGATTCGAAAATGACCTAGAAGCCGAATTCTATGAAAAGTCCAGGAAAAATGCTGAAACATCAGGATACAAACTCAATTCCGACTGGGACGTTATCACAACTGCTGTAAAAGGTATTTGCAACAACAAGAAGGAATATGGTGAATGGTACTGCTTCTGTCAAAAAAGAACAGGTGACAAGGAACAGGACAAGAAGATAATCTGCCCATGTGCTGCAAGAGTAAGAGATGTTGAAGTGCGCGGCGCATGCAAGTGCGGACTTTACATCAAGTAAAGTAAAAACATTCTTATTTTTTGATTACTGGAACTGGAATACCAGTACTCCAGATAATTATTTTTTGCATATTCAGTGACCCATTTCACATGATACAAAAGAAAGAGGAAAACCTGGAAAAAAAGGAAAGTGAAAAAAAGACAGAAGATAATCCTAGAGATAGGAACAAATTATCTGACATTTGTGCTGAGATTAAAATCAACCAGATAATGTCAAAAGAAACCACTGTCGTAAGGGATACTGAACCTATCGAAAATATCATAGAACTTATGGCAAAGACACCATACCACAGCTATCCTGTACTGAATTCAAATGATGAACTGGTTGGTATCGTTGACCAGGATAATATACTTGAATTTCTCTTTTTTGAAAGAAGCCATCGAAATCACCATACGCACCTGATGGCCATCAAAGCATTAAGTGAAGAGGCATCCAGCCTTATGGTGCATCACCCTGTAACACTCCCCTATAATACAAACCTCTGTGATGCTGCTGACATAATGATCAAACATCATATTGATCGGTTGTGTATTACCAAGAACAAAAAACTGCTTGGTGTCGTTTCAAAATCAGATATGATTAAAAAAATACATGGATTGCGGAGAAAATGACCAATGGAAGTGCTCCTCCAGATATTGGTCATATTGTTCTTAGCAAGAATACTCAGTGAGATTAGCGAAAGATTCGGACTGCCAGGCATAATTGGAGAAATTGGAGCCGGATTTATCTTTGCTCTTGCTTTAAAACCTGATGATATTGAGACGTTCACATTCTTTGCAGAACTGGGAGCCATATTCCTGCTATTTACTGCAGGTTACAAAGAGGTGCATATAAAGGATCTGAAAGCTGCATCAACAAATGCACTCATCCCTACAATATCACAGATACTTGTGGCGTTTGGTTTTGGATTCATATTGGGAGAAATGTTCGGTTTTAGTTTCATAGAGAGTCTGTTCATGGCGGTTGCTTTTAGCCCCACAAGTATTAGTGTTGTTGTTAAAACGTTGATAGATACTGATTATCTTTCAAGCAAACCAGGATCGATGATGCTCACATCAGCAATATTCGACGATATAATAGGCATATTCCTGTTGTCCATTGTAGTATCATTTGCAACACTCAATCAATTCCCCTCAGGCATCCACATACTTGGTATCTTTGGACAAATACTGGCATTCATAATCATAATAGGCATTTTGGGATGGAAGCTCTTCTCGCGCCTTTTCGAATACGTACAGAAAATGCACACTAAAGAATCACTGTTCTCTTTTGTGATACTCATTGCATTATTCTCAGCATACCTTTCAGAGGCATTCGGGCTGCATGCAGTCATTGGTGCTTTTTTTGGCGGAATACTTATCTCAGACCTGCCACTTGCAAAAATAGAGACCGTGCAAAAAAAGGTTAGTGGTATTGCCTACGGATTTTTCACACCACTTTTCTTTGCTTTCATAGGGCTTTCAGTAGATATCGAAATACTATACACCGCTGGCGCCTTTGCTATACTTGTTATTGTACTTGCCCTTTCAGGAAAACTTATCGGAGGATTCATTGGCACAAAACTGGTGGGTTTTAGTTCCATGGATAGTCTGATATTTGGAATAGGCATGATGCCACGTGCCGGAGTAGAACTTGTGGTTATTGCAATAGGTAAGGAACTTGGAATAATCAGCAATGAGGTATTCTCTGCTATTGTATTGATGGTTGTCGTATCCATTATCATCACTCCGATACTACTGGAAATGTCTATTCGATACAAAGAACGAGGAATGGCAGTATCCGAGTAGGAAATATCTAAAACAATAATTACTTAAATTAGTGAATAAGACTATTTATGAAATCTAACAATTAATTGATATTATCATCCGATATAGGAGGGGTTACTATTAGCCAGGATACAGGATTTGGGAATTTAGGCAATGATGACAGAAATGAAGATAGCCTGAAAAAAGACATCAATCCGGATGTTATGAAATACGATACAGAATCGTTTGATGTCCATAAAAAGATGGAGCTTCGAATTAAAGCCCTTGAGGAACTTGTGAACAATACCAGGGTTATAGCTTTTTTGCGCAGTCCGGTGGAGAGTGCACCGTTGGAATTCATTTCCAGAGGAATAGAAGAATTCGGATACAAAGCAGAAGACTTCACTTCAGGCAAAATCACATTCAAAGACCTCATACATCCGGATGATGCTGACCGTGTAAACCTGGAACTTAC
Encoded proteins:
- a CDS encoding ferredoxin-thioredoxin reductase catalytic domain-containing protein, encoding MRFENDLEAEFYEKSRKNAETSGYKLNSDWDVITTAVKGICNNKKEYGEWYCFCQKRTGDKEQDKKIICPCAARVRDVEVRGACKCGLYIK
- a CDS encoding CBS domain-containing protein yields the protein MIQKKEENLEKKESEKKTEDNPRDRNKLSDICAEIKINQIMSKETTVVRDTEPIENIIELMAKTPYHSYPVLNSNDELVGIVDQDNILEFLFFERSHRNHHTHLMAIKALSEEASSLMVHHPVTLPYNTNLCDAADIMIKHHIDRLCITKNKKLLGVVSKSDMIKKIHGLRRK
- a CDS encoding FprA family A-type flavoprotein is translated as MDDYKPLELAKGIYWVGVVDWNLRDFHGYETPKGGSYNAYLVVDEKIALIDTVKAPFAGEMLKRISQIVDPSKIDYVISNHVEMDHSSSISTIMDIAPGAKLFASSKGQTGLSEYYKEEGFDKWDLQVVGTGDELSLGKRTLMFVEATMLHWPDSMQTYVKEDRILFSNDAFGQHLATSKRFDDEVDDVMEDAGIYYANILLPFGSQVLKYVEKLKELDVSPEMIAPAHGLIWRKGVSRVIEEYGKWARGYSLPKLLVIYDTMWGSTEKMAMEIVEGARASGVEVSLRHLRKNDWSLTMKELMDASIVAIGSPTMNNGMFFTTSGFLTYMKGLRPKGKKYFLFGSYGWGGGAVKGMEKEIESAKFELAMESMQVKFRPYEEDKRACRDIGYKLGEMAKENAKS
- a CDS encoding ferritin family protein, translating into MKDILHEIAEELDQLKSMDQAIGLAIELEEEGMEYYSEKASVMKNETASKLYVFLADEEKKHAEYLKQFRESKHIPEVEFTFPKFKASFTEEFSDEKLEEIGILLAALRFEHKSEYFYIELADRADNEEQRVFFEKIAAAERGHYQIIDELLGAATEFRMQT
- a CDS encoding inositol-3-phosphate synthase encodes the protein MDKIKIAIAGIGNCASSLIQGIEYYKNKEENDAVGLMHWDVGGYKPFDIEVVAAFDIDERKVGKDVSEAIFAPPNCTAVFCPEMPKAGVIVKMGNILDGVSEHMVNYSDNRRFIPSTEKEADKDQVVKELKDSGAEILLNYLPVGSEEAVHFYAECALEAGVAYINNMPVFIVSNPEWAAKFEEKGIPIIGDDIKAQLGATITHRTLVDLFRKRGVKLERTYQLNTGGNTDFLNMLNRNRLASKKESKTEAVQSVVGQRMDDDNIHVGPSDYVPWQNDNKVCFLRMEGKLFGDVPMNIELRLSVEDSPNSAGVVIDAIRCCKLALERGIGGILYSPSSYFMKHPPKQFTDDEAHMMTDEFIRGLRDN
- a CDS encoding cation:proton antiporter, translated to MEVLLQILVILFLARILSEISERFGLPGIIGEIGAGFIFALALKPDDIETFTFFAELGAIFLLFTAGYKEVHIKDLKAASTNALIPTISQILVAFGFGFILGEMFGFSFIESLFMAVAFSPTSISVVVKTLIDTDYLSSKPGSMMLTSAIFDDIIGIFLLSIVVSFATLNQFPSGIHILGIFGQILAFIIIIGILGWKLFSRLFEYVQKMHTKESLFSFVILIALFSAYLSEAFGLHAVIGAFFGGILISDLPLAKIETVQKKVSGIAYGFFTPLFFAFIGLSVDIEILYTAGAFAILVIVLALSGKLIGGFIGTKLVGFSSMDSLIFGIGMMPRAGVELVVIAIGKELGIISNEVFSAIVLMVVVSIIITPILLEMSIRYKERGMAVSE
- a CDS encoding PAS domain-containing protein, which translates into the protein MILSSDIGGVTISQDTGFGNLGNDDRNEDSLKKDINPDVMKYDTESFDVHKKMELRIKALEELVNNTRVIAFLRSPVESAPLEFISRGIEEFGYKAEDFTSGKITFKDLIHPDDADRVNLELTENAMEGASDFRQTYRIRTKKSHVRVVEERTAIMRDKNGKIIYYQGVLDDITDKQ